Proteins found in one Aneurinibacillus uraniidurans genomic segment:
- a CDS encoding LemA family protein, with amino-acid sequence MKKTSWGFIAVIVGIILVLGMIFAGKYNSFVNAEESVNQSAAQIDNQLQRRADLIPNLVNTVKGYSIHEKDVLTQIANARAKLAGAQTKTDQANADAELSGALSRLLVISENYPELKADKQFTQLMDELAGTENRIATARMDYNKQVETFNKEIKRFPGSIIASMGGFKAKDYFKAEERAKQAPQVNFGETK; translated from the coding sequence ATGAAAAAAACAAGCTGGGGCTTTATCGCAGTAATTGTTGGGATCATTCTCGTTCTGGGCATGATCTTTGCGGGCAAATACAACAGCTTCGTCAATGCAGAAGAGAGTGTCAATCAGAGCGCGGCTCAGATCGACAACCAGCTACAGCGCCGGGCCGATCTGATCCCGAATCTCGTGAATACGGTGAAGGGCTATAGTATTCATGAAAAAGATGTACTTACCCAAATTGCCAATGCTCGCGCCAAATTAGCGGGGGCCCAGACGAAAACAGATCAGGCAAATGCAGATGCAGAACTAAGCGGTGCACTAAGCCGCTTGCTGGTTATTTCGGAGAACTATCCAGAACTGAAGGCGGACAAACAATTTACGCAGTTGATGGATGAACTAGCGGGTACAGAGAATCGCATCGCGACGGCACGCATGGATTACAACAAGCAGGTGGAAACGTTTAATAAGGAAATTAAGCGGTTCCCCGGCAGTATCATTGCCTCGATGGGTGGATTTAAAGCGAAAGACTACTTTAAAGCAGAGGAGCGCGCGAAACAGGCACCGCAGGTTAACTTTGGTGAAACAAAATGA
- the hutG gene encoding formimidoylglutamase, with protein MKYPYPQLKPPSFRWSAAQGTEPKVNEWIRTLSSEEQTVDFSSVDVTILGVPLSRSSISASAASENPEAMRQAWKAFNPYHLEYDIDLTPLHVLDLGDVRQHVTDIPLSHQWITDAMVSMRQHHAHALPIMLGGDHSITAMLVKGWKQAHPEQRIGILQLDTHFDLRSLEDNGPSNGTPIRNLIESGTILGEDVWNVGLHGFYNAKSLKEYADKKGVQYVTLRQVREKGIVSTIQAALDDLSGKVDVIYLTVDMDVLDIAYAPGVPAATPGGMRTDELFEAVYLAGSHPLVQAMDIVCLDPYRDVAQVTVKAGVHVMLTFLTGFMQRKAQYRK; from the coding sequence ATGAAGTATCCGTATCCCCAGCTTAAGCCGCCTTCGTTTCGCTGGTCCGCCGCACAAGGAACGGAACCAAAAGTAAACGAATGGATTCGTACTCTCTCTAGTGAGGAACAAACAGTGGATTTTAGCTCCGTGGATGTAACCATCCTCGGGGTTCCGCTGTCCCGTTCATCCATTAGCGCATCAGCGGCGAGTGAAAACCCGGAGGCGATGCGTCAGGCATGGAAAGCATTTAATCCATACCATCTTGAATATGATATCGATTTAACTCCGTTGCATGTTTTGGATTTAGGAGACGTGCGCCAGCATGTAACCGATATTCCTCTTTCTCATCAGTGGATCACAGACGCTATGGTTTCGATGCGCCAGCATCATGCGCATGCACTTCCTATTATGCTGGGAGGAGATCATTCGATTACGGCGATGCTTGTGAAAGGCTGGAAACAGGCTCATCCAGAGCAGCGTATTGGAATTTTGCAGTTGGATACTCATTTTGATTTACGCAGTCTTGAAGATAACGGTCCAAGCAATGGAACGCCAATTCGTAATTTGATCGAAAGCGGTACGATTCTTGGTGAGGACGTGTGGAATGTAGGGCTGCACGGCTTTTATAATGCGAAATCATTAAAAGAATATGCAGACAAAAAAGGTGTTCAGTATGTCACCCTGCGTCAGGTGAGAGAGAAGGGCATTGTTTCTACGATTCAAGCTGCATTGGATGATCTGAGTGGAAAAGTCGATGTCATTTATCTCACGGTCGATATGGACGTACTGGATATCGCTTATGCGCCGGGGGTTCCGGCTGCCACTCCTGGTGGAATGCGTACGGATGAGTTGTTTGAAGCGGTTTACCTGGCTGGAAGCCATCCGCTTGTTCAGGCGATGGATATTGTCTGCCTTGATCCGTATCGTGATGTAGCTCAGGTTACGGTGAAGGCAGGGGTTCATGTAATGCTTACCTTTTTGACAGGGTTTATGCAGCGAAAAGCACAGTATCGAAAGTGA
- the hutI gene encoding imidazolonepropionase — protein MKQKPILLRHAAQLVTLQGTSAQPVTGTAMSNLHIIEDGAVWIEDGSIQMVDRDEVVTAFYQDRLHEADVIDASGKVVTPGLIDPHTHLVFAGSRENEFEMRLAGKTYMEIMNAGGGIHNTTRATQAASEEELYKEAYQRLNRFLQYGVTTVEAKSGYGLTLEHEMKQLHVAKQLQDTHPIDIVSTFMGAHAVPAEYKHDPDRFVDILVNEMIPEVAKSGLAQFNDVFCEHGVFTPEQSERILRAGMEHGLLPKIHADEIEPYQGAELAARLGAVSADHLLRASDEGIRQMAEKGVVAVLLPGTAFFLKAEAANGRKMIDAGVAVALSTDRNPGSSPSESMPFIMNLGCLTMGMTPAEVLVAATINAAHAIKQAHRVGSLEKGKAADLVVFDAPNYSYMQYNYGVNLVDTVIKAGKIVVQKGSLTHEVSVSPA, from the coding sequence ATGAAACAAAAACCGATTCTGCTTCGTCATGCAGCACAGCTTGTTACACTTCAAGGAACATCTGCACAACCGGTAACAGGAACAGCCATGAGCAATTTACACATTATTGAAGATGGAGCCGTCTGGATAGAAGACGGCTCTATCCAGATGGTAGATCGGGATGAAGTCGTGACAGCTTTTTATCAGGATCGTCTTCACGAAGCTGATGTGATCGATGCGTCAGGAAAAGTAGTGACACCTGGGCTAATTGATCCGCATACTCATCTGGTGTTTGCCGGAAGCCGGGAAAATGAATTTGAAATGCGGCTCGCTGGCAAAACATACATGGAGATTATGAATGCGGGCGGCGGCATTCATAATACAACACGTGCAACGCAGGCTGCTAGCGAAGAAGAATTATATAAGGAAGCGTACCAGCGTCTCAATCGCTTTTTGCAATACGGTGTAACGACAGTGGAAGCGAAAAGTGGATATGGCTTAACGTTAGAACATGAAATGAAGCAGCTTCATGTAGCGAAGCAACTTCAGGATACGCATCCAATCGATATCGTTTCTACTTTTATGGGCGCACATGCTGTGCCTGCTGAGTATAAACACGACCCAGATCGTTTTGTTGATATTCTCGTAAATGAGATGATTCCGGAAGTGGCTAAAAGCGGTCTTGCCCAGTTTAATGATGTATTTTGTGAACACGGTGTGTTTACACCGGAACAGTCCGAGAGAATTTTGCGCGCAGGGATGGAACATGGCCTGCTTCCGAAAATTCACGCGGATGAGATTGAACCGTATCAGGGGGCGGAACTGGCTGCGCGTCTGGGAGCTGTGTCGGCCGATCACCTTTTGCGGGCATCGGATGAAGGAATCCGGCAGATGGCGGAAAAAGGAGTCGTTGCGGTCTTGCTGCCAGGCACAGCCTTCTTTTTGAAGGCAGAGGCTGCCAATGGCCGGAAAATGATTGACGCTGGCGTAGCTGTTGCCTTGTCTACAGACCGGAATCCTGGTTCTTCTCCGAGTGAATCGATGCCGTTCATCATGAATCTCGGCTGTCTAACGATGGGAATGACACCTGCTGAGGTACTCGTTGCCGCTACCATTAATGCGGCGCATGCGATTAAACAGGCGCACCGGGTAGGAAGCCTCGAAAAAGGAAAAGCAGCGGATCTCGTCGTATTTGACGCACCAAACTATTCGTATATGCAGTATAACTACGGCGTGAATCTTGTAGATACTGTGATTAAAGCAGGGAAGATTGTGGTGCAGAAAGGGAGTTTGACGCATGAAGTATCCGTATCCCCAGCTTAA
- a CDS encoding TPM domain-containing protein, which yields MIRQLAFLLIVCGLALFTRIDGYVQAQVNPADIPAVRGDVYVQDTAGVLTPEQRAQLINLGRELEQKTGSAQLAVLTVPTTHGAAPEEYATAAFRKFGLGDPKKNNGVLLFLATQDRKIRVEVGYGLEGTLPDGKVGRILDTYAIPYLKNNQMDIAILTTYKVLANEIAAEYGVDGAKPMPNEPSEQRQVQELSWWSSLPWGIKLVIGIGVAMLLFLDFKYFGGAITYGLLSMFRGRGGGGGGSAGGRGGSSGGGGAGRGW from the coding sequence ATGATTCGGCAGCTAGCATTTCTGCTTATTGTATGCGGATTAGCCTTATTTACAAGGATTGATGGATATGTGCAGGCACAGGTCAATCCGGCTGACATTCCGGCTGTACGTGGAGACGTGTATGTGCAGGACACGGCAGGGGTGCTGACACCGGAGCAGCGGGCACAGTTGATCAACTTGGGTAGGGAACTCGAACAAAAGACAGGAAGTGCTCAGCTCGCTGTTCTAACTGTACCGACAACGCATGGAGCTGCGCCTGAAGAATATGCAACAGCGGCCTTTCGTAAGTTTGGCCTGGGAGATCCGAAGAAAAATAACGGGGTGCTGTTGTTTCTCGCCACACAGGACCGGAAAATTCGAGTAGAAGTTGGGTATGGATTGGAAGGAACGCTTCCAGATGGAAAAGTCGGGCGCATTCTTGATACGTATGCCATTCCATATTTGAAAAACAATCAGATGGATATTGCGATTCTTACCACCTATAAGGTGCTGGCAAATGAAATCGCAGCAGAGTATGGCGTCGATGGTGCAAAGCCAATGCCAAATGAACCGAGTGAGCAGAGACAAGTACAGGAGTTATCGTGGTGGAGTAGTTTGCCCTGGGGAATCAAGCTTGTCATTGGGATTGGCGTAGCGATGCTGCTGTTTCTTGATTTCAAATATTTTGGCGGTGCGATTACGTATGGCCTGTTGTCAATGTTTCGTGGACGCGGGGGCGGAGGTGGTGGAAGCGCTGGTGGACGAGGAGGCTCATCCGGAGGTGGAGGTGCCGGGCGTGGATGGTAA
- a CDS encoding HD-GYP domain-containing protein, translated as MIRKKLSYSLKNEVLAENVYTNNDKILLEKGKRLTTSDIIRLINLDIDSIYVEEEQKNIAIEVVSQVRTLWSQEDKAFTEMYVQNLDQIKNLFTEIAENKDISLQSYLNGYSNMLESVLEHTSVLHTLHKIKGHDDYTYRHSLNVSLLCGVIGKLLNLSLEEIWTLGQCGLLHDVGKIKIPVNILQKKARLTNEEFKQMKQHSLLGYKILCNIEGIERHLREVAHYHHERLDGSGYPEGRRGDEIPFYAQIVAVADTYDALCSDRYYNRRISPYQAVRELLESSFKNQLNANIVVPFVQFMLSGYAGYSVVLTDKTCGKVVFIPPDEPDRPLIQTDTGYVDLRQRRNLEIAEII; from the coding sequence ATGATTCGCAAAAAATTATCCTATTCACTAAAAAATGAGGTACTAGCCGAAAATGTGTACACAAATAACGATAAAATATTACTAGAAAAAGGAAAAAGACTCACCACATCGGATATCATTCGGCTCATCAACCTAGATATTGATAGCATTTATGTTGAAGAAGAACAAAAAAACATTGCCATTGAGGTCGTCAGTCAAGTTCGTACGCTTTGGAGCCAGGAAGATAAAGCTTTTACAGAGATGTACGTTCAAAACCTCGATCAAATTAAAAATTTGTTTACAGAAATAGCAGAAAACAAAGACATCTCCTTACAGTCTTATTTAAATGGGTATTCGAACATGTTAGAATCGGTGCTTGAGCATACCTCGGTACTGCACACTCTCCATAAAATAAAGGGTCACGATGATTACACCTATCGACATAGTTTGAACGTAAGCCTATTGTGTGGTGTGATTGGAAAATTACTCAATCTATCACTCGAAGAAATTTGGACACTTGGTCAATGCGGACTGCTGCATGATGTCGGTAAGATCAAAATCCCAGTGAATATTTTGCAAAAAAAGGCTCGTTTGACAAATGAAGAGTTCAAGCAAATGAAGCAGCATAGCTTATTGGGCTATAAAATTTTATGCAATATCGAAGGAATCGAACGGCACCTTCGTGAGGTTGCCCATTATCATCACGAACGCCTCGATGGATCTGGATATCCCGAAGGACGGAGAGGCGATGAAATTCCTTTCTATGCTCAAATCGTTGCTGTTGCTGATACATACGATGCGCTCTGTTCTGATCGATACTACAATCGGCGGATTTCCCCGTATCAGGCCGTTCGAGAATTATTGGAATCTTCGTTCAAAAACCAACTAAACGCAAATATTGTAGTTCCATTTGTACAATTTATGCTCTCTGGTTATGCGGGGTATTCCGTTGTGTTAACGGATAAAACGTGCGGCAAGGTTGTATTTATTCCTCCAGATGAACCGGATCGCCCACTAATTCAAACTGATACAGGATACGTAGATTTACGTCAACGAAGGAACCTGGAGATTGCTGAAATCATATAA